Proteins encoded within one genomic window of Microbacterium sp. zg-B185:
- a CDS encoding transferase gives MGKNYVDIENDRGEMLRYRKHSNGRGLIAHGAKVHPSAIVEIGAYVEPGVHIAAGAHVGRGVWVEQDAVIGPEADIAPHAHIGSGAAIGAGAKIGVRTHVGTGARVAVGSLIGDDETIQDGERVATDRRGLRLAA, from the coding sequence GTGGGTAAGAATTACGTCGACATCGAGAACGACCGTGGTGAGATGCTGCGCTACCGCAAGCACTCGAACGGACGGGGCCTGATCGCGCACGGCGCGAAGGTGCACCCGAGCGCGATCGTGGAGATCGGCGCGTACGTCGAACCGGGGGTTCACATCGCTGCCGGCGCACACGTGGGCCGGGGCGTCTGGGTGGAGCAGGATGCGGTCATCGGCCCGGAGGCGGACATCGCGCCGCACGCGCACATCGGCTCCGGCGCCGCGATCGGAGCGGGAGCGAAGATCGGCGTGCGCACCCATGTCGGCACCGGCGCCCGTGTCGCCGTCGGCTCCCTCATCGGCGACGATGAGACGATCCAAGACGGCGAGCGCGTCGCGACCGACCGCCGCGGACTGCGCCTGGCGGCCTGA
- a CDS encoding DUF1304 domain-containing protein translates to MIAIIATVVAALAALLHVYIFVMESVQWTQPRVWRRFRVADQAAAETTKPMAYNQGFYNLFLAIGAILGLVLFWTGGDGSALRVAGLTLVLFSLGSMLAASLVLLTSGRAYLRPAVTQGTLPLIGVVLFLFA, encoded by the coding sequence ATGATCGCGATCATCGCGACGGTCGTCGCCGCTCTCGCCGCGCTCCTGCACGTGTACATCTTCGTGATGGAGAGCGTGCAGTGGACGCAGCCGCGGGTGTGGCGCCGCTTCCGGGTCGCGGACCAGGCAGCTGCCGAGACGACCAAGCCGATGGCCTACAACCAGGGCTTCTACAACCTGTTCCTGGCGATCGGGGCGATTCTGGGGCTCGTGCTGTTCTGGACGGGCGGCGACGGTTCTGCCCTGCGGGTGGCGGGACTGACCCTGGTGCTGTTCAGCCTCGGGTCGATGCTGGCCGCCTCGCTGGTCCTGCTGACCAGCGGGCGCGCCTACCTGCGGCCGGCCGTGACCCAGGGCACGCTACCGCTGATCGGCGTCGTGCTGTTCCTGTTCGCCTGA
- a CDS encoding LysR family substrate-binding domain-containing protein, which produces MAKSGGGARGRSGRRTGSARPARLNRTAAPRTTAKGKTAKPSAAAPAAPAPPPATRFVLGVIPGATAGGWVDAWRERMPRTELQLLPLDVASQRTALLERGLDAALVRLPIAPDGLSVIALYEETAVVVTSADSHLTAVDELELADLAGEILIVPRDDVLGTVVPGAVPAAFAAPEDTEQAIATVAAGVGIVIVPMSLARLHRRKDAAYRPLRDGPTSTVALAWPTDRTSPEVEAFIGIVRGRTPNSSRG; this is translated from the coding sequence ATGGCCAAGAGCGGTGGTGGTGCGCGCGGCCGTTCGGGTCGACGGACGGGATCCGCGCGCCCGGCGCGCCTCAATCGGACTGCCGCACCTCGCACGACCGCGAAGGGAAAGACCGCCAAGCCCAGCGCTGCCGCCCCCGCTGCACCGGCGCCGCCCCCCGCGACCCGGTTCGTGCTCGGAGTGATTCCCGGGGCGACCGCCGGCGGGTGGGTCGACGCCTGGCGCGAGCGGATGCCGCGGACCGAGCTGCAGCTGCTGCCCCTCGACGTCGCGAGCCAGCGCACCGCGCTGCTGGAACGCGGGCTGGATGCCGCGCTGGTGCGTCTGCCGATCGCGCCCGACGGGCTGTCCGTGATCGCGCTCTACGAGGAGACCGCGGTCGTTGTCACGTCGGCCGACTCCCACCTGACCGCGGTCGACGAGCTGGAGCTCGCCGACCTTGCCGGCGAGATCCTGATCGTGCCGCGCGACGATGTGCTCGGCACGGTGGTGCCCGGGGCCGTGCCGGCCGCTTTCGCCGCGCCGGAGGACACCGAACAGGCCATCGCGACCGTCGCCGCGGGTGTGGGCATCGTCATCGTGCCCATGTCGCTGGCGCGTCTGCACCGTCGCAAGGATGCCGCCTACCGGCCGCTGCGGGACGGGCCGACCTCCACCGTCGCGCTGGCCTGGCCCACCGACCGCACCAGCCCCGAGGTCGAGGCCTTCATCGGCATCGTCCGCGGACGCACGCCGAACTCGTCACGCGGCTGA